Proteins encoded together in one Janthinobacterium tructae window:
- a CDS encoding carbohydrate ABC transporter permease, which translates to MMHKKISATILIVFLLGSLLPIYWMLNMSLKTNEEIVGVLSLWPEHLTFANYKTIFTDPSWYSGYINSMIYVALNMVMSVTVALPAAYAFSRYNFVGDKHLFFWLLTNRMTPPAVFLVPFFQLYSTVGLMDTHLAVALAHMVFNVPLAVWILEGFMSGVPKEIDETAYIDGYSFPRFFIRIFLPMIKSGVGVTAFFCFMFSWVELLLARTLTSVNAKPIAATMTRTVSAAGMDWGVLAAAGVLTIVPGALVIWFVRHYIAKGFAMGRV; encoded by the coding sequence ATGATGCACAAGAAAATCAGCGCCACCATCCTGATCGTCTTCCTGCTGGGCTCACTATTGCCCATCTACTGGATGCTCAACATGTCGCTCAAGACCAACGAGGAAATCGTCGGCGTGCTGAGCCTGTGGCCCGAACACCTGACGTTCGCCAACTACAAGACCATCTTTACGGACCCATCGTGGTACAGCGGCTACATCAATTCCATGATTTACGTGGCCTTGAACATGGTGATGTCGGTCACCGTCGCCTTGCCGGCCGCGTATGCCTTTTCGCGCTATAACTTTGTCGGCGACAAGCATCTGTTCTTCTGGCTGCTGACCAACCGCATGACGCCGCCCGCCGTCTTTCTCGTGCCCTTCTTCCAGCTGTATTCGACGGTGGGCCTGATGGATACGCATCTGGCCGTGGCGCTGGCGCACATGGTCTTCAACGTGCCGCTGGCCGTGTGGATTTTGGAAGGCTTCATGTCCGGCGTGCCGAAGGAAATCGACGAGACGGCGTATATCGACGGCTACAGCTTCCCCCGTTTCTTCATCCGCATCTTCTTGCCGATGATTAAGTCGGGCGTGGGCGTGACGGCCTTCTTCTGTTTCATGTTCAGCTGGGTGGAACTGTTATTGGCGCGCACCTTGACGTCCGTCAACGCCAAGCCGATTGCCGCCACCATGACGCGCACCGTGTCGGCGGCCGGCATGGACTGGGGCGTGCTGGCGGCGGCGGGCGTGCTGACCATCGTGCCCGGCGCGCTGGTGATCTGGTTCGTGCGGCATTACATCGCCAAGGGTTTCGCGATGGGGAGGGTGTGA
- a CDS encoding chemotaxis protein CheW, whose amino-acid sequence MTAPVAAAHDYVRVRIGSLQVGIASSCVGQAQARPAGVLPVPGTTGALAGVFSYQGRVIPLIDLRPWLHMAADTPCAYVLVLATDGLLAGLAVDAVSSAQKIHPEHIEQVYHDDEPDHFFRYVARSAGDDELLNLLEPQRLMLRAQAWTRTAGMQAGVDAPPDRVQAGPAVSLAMFELAGRVLAVPATLVAEVLPCPPMDTAFGWNGPLAGVAGWRGRQVYVLNGAVFNGALPAPPAPPPLLAVLERDGLCLGLRIDKTLAVRDIACSQLLHATDGPCSHPLVAATITAESGPPQLLLDDAALLALCPQTSRETRAQGQALAQDRRSSDAYIVCDAGEELALPMAAIVTILPLPADMQAPSPDDPAAPPGSFTWQGRTLPLIALGPQGAPTARIVVIEHAARHVGLLVRNLVTLVPAYAATKTSFSQFGGQAQTMITLDSPEGKASYRVWEPKELAGVTSHAH is encoded by the coding sequence ATGACGGCCCCGGTAGCGGCGGCACACGATTACGTGCGGGTCAGGATAGGCTCGCTGCAGGTGGGCATTGCCTCTTCCTGTGTGGGCCAGGCGCAGGCGCGTCCCGCCGGTGTGCTTCCCGTGCCGGGCACAACAGGCGCCCTGGCCGGGGTTTTCTCATATCAGGGCCGGGTGATTCCCCTGATCGACTTGCGCCCCTGGCTCCACATGGCGGCCGATACGCCCTGCGCTTACGTGCTGGTGCTGGCGACGGACGGCCTCCTGGCCGGCCTCGCCGTCGATGCCGTCTCCAGCGCGCAGAAGATTCATCCTGAGCACATTGAGCAGGTATACCACGACGATGAGCCTGACCACTTCTTCCGTTACGTCGCGCGATCCGCTGGCGATGATGAACTGCTGAACTTGCTGGAGCCGCAGCGCCTGATGCTGCGGGCGCAAGCCTGGACCCGTACGGCGGGTATGCAAGCAGGAGTCGATGCACCGCCCGACCGGGTCCAGGCCGGCCCTGCCGTATCGCTGGCCATGTTCGAACTGGCAGGGCGCGTACTGGCAGTGCCCGCGACGCTGGTAGCCGAAGTCCTGCCCTGCCCGCCAATGGACACGGCATTCGGCTGGAATGGCCCCTTGGCCGGTGTGGCCGGCTGGCGCGGTCGCCAGGTCTACGTCCTCAATGGCGCCGTTTTTAACGGTGCCTTGCCGGCACCGCCAGCGCCGCCGCCCCTGCTGGCCGTGCTGGAACGCGACGGCCTCTGCCTGGGGCTACGCATCGACAAGACACTGGCCGTGCGCGATATCGCCTGCAGCCAGCTCCTGCACGCGACGGACGGGCCTTGCAGCCACCCACTGGTGGCCGCCACCATCACGGCCGAATCGGGCCCGCCACAACTGCTGCTCGATGACGCGGCCTTGCTGGCCCTATGTCCGCAAACATCGCGGGAAACGCGCGCGCAAGGACAGGCGCTGGCGCAGGACAGGCGCAGCAGCGATGCCTACATCGTCTGCGATGCGGGCGAAGAACTGGCATTGCCGATGGCCGCCATCGTCACCATCCTGCCCCTGCCTGCCGACATGCAAGCACCCTCGCCCGACGACCCGGCCGCGCCGCCTGGCAGCTTTACCTGGCAAGGACGCACGCTGCCATTGATCGCGCTCGGTCCCCAGGGTGCGCCAACGGCGCGCATCGTCGTCATCGAGCACGCGGCACGACATGTTGGCTTGCTGGTGCGTAATCTCGTCACCCTGGTACCCGCCTACGCGGCGACAAAAACCAGCTTCAGCCAGTTCGGCGGGCAAGCGCAGACGATGATCACACTCGATTCACCGGAAGGAAAAGCCAGCTACCGCGTATGGGAACCAAAGGAACTGGCTGGTGTCACAAGCCATGCGCATTGA
- a CDS encoding ABC transporter substrate-binding protein: MKLKFTVFAAVAMLVSNAALADAKQAQTWIDKEFQPSSLSKQQQLAEMQWFIDAAAKLKAKGIKEISVVSETIDTHVYESKTLAKAFEEITGIKVRHDIIQEGDVVEKLQTSMQSGKSIYDGWISDSDLIGTHYRYGAVEPLSDYMAAKGKEFTNPGLDLKDFIGISFTTAPDGKVYQLPDQQFANLYWFRADWFARKDLQAKFKAKYGYELGVPQNWSAYEDIADFFTNDVKELDGKKVYGHMDYGKKDPSLGWRFTDAWLSMAGAADKGIPNGLPVDEWGIKVAADKCTPVGASVSRGGATNSPAAVYALTKYIDWMKKYAPPQANGMNFSEAGPVPAQGEIAQQIFWYTAFTAGMTKPGLPVVNKDGTPKWRMAPSPHGPYWKEGMQNGYQDVGSWFLFKSTPDDRKAAAWLYAQFVTSKTVSLKKSIVGLTFIRDSDIRHDYFTKHANEYGGLIEFYRSPARVAWTPTGNNVPDYPKLAQLWWKNVATAITAEKTPQAAMDNLAEEMDQVMARLQRAGMKACAPKLNAKGDPNQYLSDQHAPWKKLANEKPKGETIAYDKLLQAWKEGKVR; the protein is encoded by the coding sequence ATGAAATTGAAGTTCACGGTCTTCGCGGCGGTGGCCATGCTCGTGTCGAATGCGGCCCTGGCCGACGCCAAACAGGCGCAAACCTGGATCGACAAGGAATTCCAGCCATCCAGCCTGAGCAAGCAGCAACAGCTTGCTGAAATGCAGTGGTTCATCGATGCGGCGGCCAAGCTGAAAGCCAAGGGCATCAAGGAAATTTCCGTGGTCTCGGAAACCATCGACACCCACGTCTACGAATCGAAGACTCTGGCCAAGGCTTTCGAGGAAATCACGGGCATCAAGGTGCGCCACGACATCATCCAGGAAGGCGACGTGGTGGAAAAGCTGCAAACGTCGATGCAGTCAGGCAAGAGCATCTATGACGGCTGGATTTCCGATTCCGACCTGATTGGCACGCATTACCGCTATGGCGCCGTCGAACCGCTGTCCGACTACATGGCTGCCAAGGGCAAGGAATTCACCAATCCCGGCCTGGACTTGAAAGATTTCATCGGCATCAGCTTTACCACGGCGCCCGATGGCAAGGTGTACCAGCTGCCCGACCAGCAATTTGCCAACCTGTACTGGTTCCGCGCCGACTGGTTCGCGCGCAAGGATTTGCAAGCCAAGTTCAAGGCCAAGTATGGCTACGAGCTGGGCGTGCCGCAAAACTGGTCCGCGTATGAAGACATCGCCGACTTTTTTACCAATGACGTGAAGGAACTGGACGGCAAGAAAGTGTATGGCCACATGGATTACGGCAAGAAAGATCCGTCACTGGGCTGGCGCTTCACCGATGCGTGGCTGTCGATGGCCGGCGCGGCCGACAAGGGCATCCCGAACGGCTTGCCCGTCGACGAGTGGGGCATCAAGGTAGCGGCCGACAAGTGCACGCCTGTGGGCGCGTCCGTTTCACGCGGCGGCGCCACCAATTCGCCGGCGGCCGTGTATGCGCTGACGAAATACATCGACTGGATGAAGAAATACGCGCCGCCGCAGGCGAACGGCATGAATTTCTCGGAAGCGGGTCCCGTGCCGGCGCAGGGTGAAATCGCCCAGCAAATCTTCTGGTACACGGCGTTTACGGCGGGCATGACGAAACCGGGCTTGCCAGTGGTCAACAAGGACGGCACGCCGAAATGGCGCATGGCGCCGTCGCCGCACGGCCCGTACTGGAAAGAGGGCATGCAGAACGGCTATCAGGATGTCGGTTCCTGGTTCCTGTTCAAGTCCACGCCGGATGACCGCAAGGCCGCCGCCTGGCTGTACGCGCAATTCGTCACCTCGAAAACCGTGTCGCTGAAGAAATCCATCGTCGGCCTGACCTTCATCCGCGATTCCGACATCCGCCACGATTACTTCACGAAACATGCGAACGAATACGGCGGCTTGATCGAGTTTTACCGCAGCCCCGCACGCGTGGCGTGGACGCCAACGGGCAACAACGTGCCCGACTATCCTAAGCTGGCCCAGCTGTGGTGGAAAAACGTGGCCACGGCGATTACGGCGGAAAAAACGCCGCAAGCGGCCATGGATAACCTGGCCGAGGAAATGGACCAGGTCATGGCGCGCCTGCAGCGGGCGGGCATGAAGGCGTGCGCACCCAAGCTCAATGCCAAGGGTGATCCGAACCAGTATCTGTCGGATCAGCACGCCCCATGGAAAAAGCTGGCGAATGAAAAGCCGAAGGGTGAAACGATTGCCTACGATAAATTATTGCAGGCTTGGAAAGAAGGCAAGGTAAGGTAA
- a CDS encoding carbohydrate ABC transporter permease — MIHNGKTDNNRRAWLLILPVLLCVAFSAILPLMTVVNYSVQDILSPTQKVFVGTEWFRMVMLDGDLHSALLRQLLFSGSVLAIQIPLGILIALCMPAEGWKASLALVLIALPLLIPWNVVGTIWQIFGRGDIGLMGYTLNQLGFDYNYNGNSLDAWLTVMVMDIWHWTPLVVLLCYAGLRAIPDAYYQAARIDGASRLAVFRYIQLPKLRNVLMIAVLLRFMDSFMIYTEPFVLTGGGPGNATTFLSQYLTQKAVGQFDLGPASAFSLIYFLIILLFCFVLYTWMQRVGTGDQK; from the coding sequence ATGATACATAACGGTAAAACCGATAACAACCGCCGCGCCTGGCTACTGATCCTGCCCGTGCTGCTGTGCGTGGCCTTTTCCGCCATCCTGCCGCTGATGACGGTGGTCAATTATTCCGTGCAAGATATCCTGAGTCCCACGCAAAAGGTGTTTGTGGGCACCGAATGGTTCCGCATGGTCATGCTGGACGGCGACTTGCACAGCGCCTTGCTGCGCCAGTTGCTGTTTTCCGGCTCCGTGCTGGCGATCCAGATACCGCTCGGTATTTTGATTGCCCTGTGCATGCCGGCCGAGGGCTGGAAGGCGTCGCTGGCGCTGGTGCTGATCGCGCTGCCCCTGCTGATACCGTGGAACGTGGTGGGCACCATCTGGCAAATCTTTGGCCGTGGCGACATCGGCCTGATGGGCTACACCTTGAATCAATTGGGTTTTGACTACAACTACAACGGCAACTCGCTCGATGCCTGGCTGACGGTGATGGTGATGGATATCTGGCACTGGACGCCATTGGTCGTGCTGCTGTGCTATGCGGGTCTGCGCGCCATTCCCGATGCGTATTACCAGGCGGCGCGCATCGACGGCGCTTCGCGCCTGGCCGTGTTCCGCTACATCCAGCTGCCGAAACTGCGCAATGTGCTGATGATCGCCGTCTTGCTGCGCTTCATGGACAGTTTCATGATCTACACGGAACCGTTCGTGCTGACCGGCGGCGGACCGGGCAATGCCACCACCTTTTTGTCGCAATACCTGACGCAAAAGGCCGTGGGCCAGTTCGACCTGGGGCCGGCCTCGGCGTTCTCATTGATTTACTTCCTGATCATCCTGCTGTTCTGCTTTGTGCTGTACACGTGGATGCAGCGCGTTGGCACGGGAGACCAGAAATGA
- a CDS encoding DUF2160 domain-containing protein yields the protein MFGWMAWTPEVAIFFICIGLMLAGMTVWQIRSPSIARKGFLPMPTTRGDRLFIGLLTAAYVNLAWAGFTEMQQAIGAAISFVLLLVVMRWG from the coding sequence CTGTTCGGCTGGATGGCCTGGACGCCGGAAGTGGCCATCTTCTTCATCTGCATCGGCTTGATGCTCGCTGGCATGACGGTGTGGCAAATCCGCTCGCCCAGCATCGCGCGCAAGGGCTTCCTGCCCATGCCGACCACGCGTGGCGACCGTTTGTTCATCGGCTTGCTCACGGCGGCATATGTGAATCTGGCCTGGGCGGGGTTTACGGAAATGCAGCAGGCCATCGGGGCTGCCATCAGTTTTGTACTTTTATTAGTGGTAATGCGTTGGGGGTGA
- a CDS encoding methyl-accepting chemotaxis protein produces MNYPMMKAEQAKQGIDGAGLAAALGKMQGLLQFDLHGCVSNANQIALDLFGYQRDELLGQPHQLLCPVTRERQQEEREFWRLLAGGQSQCGDFRRVDRQGRELWIQARYVTLSHDGGQADHVIALIDDITAEMRARLDFSGKIEAIERVQAVIEFDLQGRVLRANDNFLRTFGYQEQELLGQHHRMFCTAEDVQASSYRHLWEGLERGQFQSGEFRRIDKLGREVWIQASYNPILDIDGRPLKVIKFATDITAAKRLSSETAGKIEAIARSQAVIEFDMRGNILTANSNFLRAVGYTLEEVQGQHHSMFCDDILVRSEAYRNFWADLGEGKFKSARFHRLAKHGAAIWLQATYNPILDTNGRAFKVVKFAMDITQQVEREQTVSSRVAGIGDAMQELAGAINSIGQGAAHANTIAQQTEQHARQGRVLLGQSIDSILEIQKSSQDVHEIVSTISDIAIQTNLLAFNAAVEAARAGEHGRGFAVVADEVRKLAEKSGDAARNIARLIDTTISRVDQSGTLSEQVRQSFEQISDSVHNTTQSIGQIDQATAAQVDSSRHVAQLLTELQATTAAEH; encoded by the coding sequence ATGAACTACCCGATGATGAAAGCTGAGCAGGCAAAGCAAGGCATCGATGGTGCTGGCCTGGCAGCCGCGCTGGGCAAGATGCAAGGCCTGCTGCAATTCGATTTGCACGGCTGCGTGAGCAACGCCAACCAGATCGCGCTGGATCTGTTCGGCTATCAGCGCGATGAATTGCTGGGCCAGCCCCACCAGTTGCTATGCCCGGTCACGCGCGAACGGCAGCAGGAGGAGCGGGAGTTCTGGCGCCTGCTGGCCGGGGGCCAGTCACAGTGCGGCGATTTTCGTCGCGTGGACAGGCAAGGACGGGAACTCTGGATACAGGCCCGCTATGTCACGCTGTCGCACGACGGCGGACAAGCCGACCACGTCATCGCGCTCATCGACGACATCACGGCCGAGATGCGCGCGCGCCTGGATTTTTCGGGCAAGATCGAGGCCATTGAACGTGTCCAGGCCGTGATTGAATTTGATTTGCAGGGCCGCGTGTTGCGCGCCAACGACAACTTTCTGCGCACATTCGGCTATCAGGAGCAGGAACTGCTCGGCCAGCACCATCGCATGTTCTGCACTGCGGAAGATGTGCAGGCGAGCAGCTACCGGCACTTATGGGAAGGCCTGGAACGCGGTCAATTCCAGTCCGGCGAGTTCCGCAGGATTGACAAGCTGGGACGCGAAGTCTGGATACAGGCGTCCTATAACCCCATCCTCGATATCGATGGCCGGCCGCTCAAAGTGATCAAGTTTGCCACCGATATTACTGCCGCCAAGCGCCTCAGCTCCGAGACAGCCGGCAAGATCGAGGCCATCGCCCGCTCGCAAGCGGTGATCGAATTCGACATGCGGGGCAATATCCTGACGGCCAACAGCAATTTCCTGCGGGCCGTCGGCTACACGCTGGAAGAAGTACAGGGACAGCACCACAGCATGTTTTGCGATGACATACTGGTGCGCAGCGAGGCATACCGTAACTTCTGGGCCGATCTCGGCGAAGGCAAATTCAAGAGCGCCCGTTTTCACCGGCTTGCCAAGCATGGCGCCGCCATCTGGCTGCAAGCCACCTACAATCCGATTCTCGACACCAACGGCCGTGCCTTCAAGGTCGTCAAATTCGCCATGGACATCACGCAGCAGGTCGAGCGCGAACAGACCGTCAGCAGCCGCGTCGCCGGCATCGGCGATGCCATGCAGGAGCTCGCCGGCGCCATCAACAGCATCGGCCAGGGCGCCGCGCATGCGAACACCATCGCACAACAAACGGAACAGCATGCCCGGCAGGGACGCGTACTGCTGGGCCAATCCATCGATTCCATCCTGGAGATCCAGAAATCGTCGCAGGACGTCCATGAAATCGTCAGCACGATCAGCGATATTGCGATCCAGACCAATCTGCTGGCCTTCAATGCCGCCGTCGAGGCGGCCCGCGCCGGAGAGCACGGTCGCGGTTTTGCCGTCGTGGCAGATGAAGTGCGCAAACTGGCCGAGAAATCCGGCGATGCGGCGCGCAACATCGCGCGCCTGATCGATACCACCATCAGCCGCGTCGATCAAAGCGGCACCCTGTCAGAACAGGTGCGCCAATCGTTCGAACAGATCAGTGATTCCGTCCATAACACGACACAATCAATCGGCCAGATCGACCAGGCCACGGCGGCCCAGGTCGACTCCAGCAGGCACGTGGCGCAACTGCTGACCGAGCTGCAAGCGACCACCGCTGCGGAGCACTGA
- the glpK gene encoding glycerol kinase GlpK has product MTKYILALDQGTTSSRAILFDHAGRPHASAQREFRQIFPQPGWVEHDANEIWASQEGVLQQVLRDSGVAASDVAAIGVTNQRETTVLWDRATGEPVANAIVWQDRRNAAYCEQLVGQGKADLIQQKTGLVLDAYFSATKLKWLLDNVPGARARAERGELAFGTIDSWLIYKMSGAHLTDTSNAARTMLFNIHTLQWDTDLLALLDIPASLLPDVVPSSGVAAHTHVDLLGISVPIAGIAGDQQAATFGQVCLKPGMAKNTYGTGCFMLMNVGKRPLPSKNRLLTTVGWSLGADANQTDYLLEGSAFIAGAAVQWMRDGLGIIRDSSEVEALATSVPDSGGLVFVPAFAGLGAPYWDPYARGTLIGITRGTGKAHIARAALEGVAYQNVDVLSAMQDDAGIALSELRVDGGAARNDMLMQFQADILNVPVVRPVVTETTALGAAYLAGLAVGFWASQEEITAQWQVGRRFEPAMAADERLTRLHKWQRAVERSRDWSE; this is encoded by the coding sequence ATGACTAAATACATACTCGCTTTAGACCAAGGCACCACCAGTTCGCGCGCCATCCTGTTTGACCATGCGGGCCGGCCGCACGCCAGCGCACAGCGCGAATTTCGCCAGATTTTCCCCCAGCCGGGCTGGGTCGAGCATGACGCGAACGAAATCTGGGCCTCGCAAGAAGGCGTGCTGCAGCAGGTGCTGCGCGACAGCGGCGTGGCGGCATCCGACGTGGCCGCCATCGGCGTGACCAACCAGCGTGAAACGACGGTGCTGTGGGACCGCGCCACGGGCGAACCTGTCGCCAACGCCATCGTCTGGCAAGACCGGAGAAATGCCGCCTATTGCGAGCAACTGGTCGGGCAGGGCAAGGCGGACCTGATCCAGCAAAAGACGGGACTCGTGCTGGACGCCTATTTTTCCGCGACTAAATTGAAATGGCTGCTCGACAACGTTCCCGGCGCCCGTGCGCGCGCCGAGCGGGGAGAACTGGCCTTCGGCACCATCGACAGCTGGCTGATCTACAAGATGAGCGGCGCCCACTTGACGGACACGAGCAACGCGGCGCGCACCATGCTGTTCAACATTCATACTTTGCAGTGGGACACGGATCTGCTGGCGCTGCTCGACATTCCCGCCTCGCTGCTGCCCGACGTCGTGCCATCGAGCGGCGTGGCCGCGCACACGCACGTTGACTTACTGGGTATCTCCGTGCCGATCGCCGGCATCGCGGGCGACCAGCAGGCCGCGACGTTCGGCCAGGTGTGTCTGAAGCCGGGCATGGCGAAAAATACCTACGGCACGGGCTGTTTCATGCTGATGAACGTGGGCAAGCGCCCCTTGCCATCGAAAAACCGGCTGTTGACGACGGTGGGCTGGAGCCTGGGTGCGGATGCCAATCAAACCGATTACTTGCTCGAAGGCAGCGCCTTCATCGCTGGCGCGGCCGTGCAGTGGATGCGCGATGGGCTGGGCATCATCCGCGACTCGTCCGAAGTGGAAGCACTGGCCACCAGCGTGCCCGATTCGGGCGGCCTGGTCTTCGTGCCCGCGTTCGCCGGTCTCGGCGCGCCGTACTGGGACCCGTATGCACGCGGCACCCTGATCGGTATCACGCGCGGCACGGGCAAGGCGCACATCGCGCGCGCCGCATTGGAGGGCGTGGCTTACCAGAACGTCGATGTGCTGTCCGCCATGCAGGATGACGCTGGCATCGCGCTATCCGAGTTGCGCGTCGATGGCGGCGCGGCGCGCAACGACATGCTGATGCAGTTCCAGGCCGACATATTAAATGTGCCCGTGGTGCGTCCCGTGGTGACGGAAACGACGGCCCTGGGCGCCGCCTACCTGGCGGGCCTGGCCGTGGGTTTCTGGGCATCGCAGGAAGAAATCACCGCCCAGTGGCAGGTGGGGCGCCGTTTCGAACCGGCCATGGCGGCCGACGAGCGCCTGACGCGGCTGCACAAGTGGCAGCGCGCCGTGGAGCGCTCGCGCGACTGGAGCGAGTGA
- a CDS encoding YdcF family protein, whose protein sequence is MRKITVLGLTTAGVFLLATAALVLAGLHDKLAPADVIVVPGNTILPDGTPSPRLQARLDVALKQFQEHRAPRILVSGATGKEGFDEAAAMARYLLRRGVPASAIIEDSQGWTTDATARNAALLMRQHGWQTAMVATQYFHVPRFRLALERAGITVSGQVHAPYVELRDLYSVPRETVGYAVYFARP, encoded by the coding sequence ATGCGAAAAATAACTGTGCTGGGCTTAACGACTGCGGGTGTTTTCCTGCTGGCCACCGCCGCCCTGGTGCTGGCGGGCCTGCACGACAAACTGGCACCCGCCGACGTGATCGTCGTGCCCGGCAACACCATCCTGCCCGACGGCACGCCCAGCCCCCGCCTGCAGGCGCGGCTCGACGTGGCGCTCAAGCAATTCCAGGAACACAGGGCGCCGCGCATCCTCGTCAGTGGGGCCACGGGCAAGGAAGGTTTTGACGAGGCCGCAGCGATGGCCCGCTATCTGCTCAGGCGCGGCGTGCCGGCCAGCGCCATCATCGAAGATAGTCAAGGCTGGACCACGGACGCCACGGCGCGCAATGCGGCGCTTCTCATGCGCCAGCATGGCTGGCAGACAGCCATGGTCGCCACGCAATATTTTCATGTGCCCCGCTTCCGGCTGGCACTGGAGCGGGCCGGCATCACCGTCAGCGGCCAGGTGCACGCGCCCTATGTTGAACTGCGCGACCTGTATTCCGTGCCGCGCGAAACGGTGGGCTACGCCGTGTATTTCGCACGGCCCTGA
- a CDS encoding GlxA family transcriptional regulator, with amino-acid sequence MRIAVIAFDGMTPFHLSVPCLVFGAQTDEADLPPFQVRVCAADPAPLRTAAGFSITPECGLEGLEGADIVIMPAWHDDCRDAAPSLVAALQAASGRGARLVGLCLGAFPLAQAGLLDGKSAATHWGMAQQLAARYPKVRVDREVLYVDDGAVLTSAGVAAGLDCCLYLLRQLAGAEVANRVARRLLVAPHRQGGQAQFIERPLPVSGSEGRFAEVLAGVAANLGQAHSIDALAERAAMSRRNFTRHFRQATGTSFKQWLLNQRLAHAQGLLEKSAASIDVVAQEAGFGTALSLRQHFRANLQTSPSAYRKLFRANLACAGR; translated from the coding sequence TTGCGCATCGCCGTGATCGCCTTCGACGGCATGACGCCATTTCACTTGTCCGTGCCTTGCCTCGTGTTTGGCGCCCAGACGGACGAGGCCGATCTGCCGCCTTTTCAGGTGCGCGTGTGTGCCGCCGATCCCGCGCCCTTGCGCACGGCTGCCGGCTTTTCCATCACGCCGGAGTGCGGACTGGAAGGGCTGGAGGGCGCCGATATCGTCATCATGCCGGCCTGGCACGACGATTGCCGCGATGCCGCACCGTCGCTGGTCGCGGCGCTGCAGGCGGCCAGCGGGCGCGGCGCGCGCTTGGTGGGCCTGTGCCTGGGCGCGTTTCCGCTGGCGCAGGCGGGCTTGTTGGATGGCAAGAGCGCTGCCACGCACTGGGGCATGGCGCAGCAGCTGGCGGCCCGCTATCCCAAGGTCAGGGTAGACCGGGAAGTGCTGTACGTGGACGATGGCGCCGTGCTGACGTCGGCCGGCGTGGCGGCCGGCCTCGATTGCTGTTTGTATCTGCTGCGCCAGCTGGCCGGTGCCGAGGTGGCGAACCGCGTGGCGCGCCGGCTGCTGGTGGCGCCGCACCGCCAGGGCGGGCAGGCGCAATTCATCGAGCGCCCGCTACCCGTGTCCGGCAGCGAAGGGCGCTTTGCCGAGGTGCTCGCTGGCGTGGCCGCCAACCTGGGCCAGGCGCACAGTATCGACGCGCTGGCCGAACGGGCCGCCATGAGCCGGCGCAACTTCACGCGCCATTTCCGCCAGGCCACGGGCACGTCCTTCAAGCAATGGCTGCTGAACCAGCGTCTTGCGCATGCGCAAGGCCTGCTGGAAAAAAGCGCGGCCTCGATCGATGTCGTGGCGCAAGAGGCCGGCTTCGGCACGGCGTTGTCGCTGCGCCAGCATTTCCGGGCGAACTTGCAGACGTCGCCGTCGGCGTACCGCAAGCTGTTCCGCGCGAACCTGGCGTGCGCGGGGCGCTGA
- a CDS encoding cysteine hydrolase family protein has protein sequence MSTTPRRALLVIDVQNEYFTGDMPIEYPSVDISLPNIVTAMAAARAAGVPVIVVQHDAPEASPIFARGSDGWQLHPQVAAFAADHHINKSMGSAFAGTDLRAWLENHNIDTLTVTGYMTHNCDAATIYHAAHDGLQVEFLQDATGTLPYANAGGTASAEEIHRVFSSVFHSNFAAVASTQDWLAAVREGKPLEKDNIYLSNQRARKALAN, from the coding sequence ATGTCCACCACCCCGCGCCGCGCCCTGCTCGTCATCGATGTACAAAATGAATACTTCACGGGCGACATGCCCATCGAGTATCCGTCCGTCGACATCTCGCTGCCGAATATCGTCACGGCCATGGCCGCCGCCCGCGCCGCCGGCGTGCCCGTGATCGTCGTCCAGCACGATGCGCCGGAAGCTTCCCCCATCTTCGCCAGGGGCAGCGACGGCTGGCAGCTGCATCCGCAAGTGGCCGCCTTTGCCGCCGACCACCACATCAACAAGAGCATGGGCAGCGCCTTTGCAGGCACGGACTTGCGCGCCTGGCTGGAAAACCACAACATCGACACCCTGACGGTGACCGGCTACATGACGCACAACTGCGACGCCGCCACCATCTACCACGCCGCACACGACGGCTTGCAAGTCGAATTCCTGCAGGACGCTACCGGCACCCTGCCCTACGCGAATGCGGGCGGCACGGCCAGCGCGGAGGAAATCCACCGCGTCTTCAGCAGCGTATTTCATTCGAATTTCGCCGCCGTGGCCAGCACGCAGGACTGGCTGGCTGCCGTGCGCGAAGGCAAGCCGCTGGAAAAGGACAATATTTATCTGTCGAACCAGCGTGCGCGCAAGGCGCTGGCGAACTGA